A single genomic interval of Cucumis sativus cultivar 9930 chromosome 7, Cucumber_9930_V3, whole genome shotgun sequence harbors:
- the LOC101206441 gene encoding transcription factor PIF1, which produces MIGRLRMNHCVPDFEMADDFSLPTFSSLTRPRKSSLPDDDVMELLWQNGQVVTHSQNQRSFRKSPPSKFDVSIPQEQAATREIRPSTQLEEHHELFMQEDEMASWLNYPLVEDHNFCSDLLFPAITAPLCANPQPDIRPSATATLTLTPRPPIPPCRRPEVQTSVQFSRNKATVESEPSNSKVMVRESTVVDSCDTPSVGPESRASEMARRKLVEVVNGGGVRYEIARGSDGVRGASVGGDGIGEKEMMTCEMTVTSSPGGSSASAEPACPKLAVDDRKRKGRALDDTECQSEDVEYESADPKKQLRGSTSTKRSRAAEVHNLSERRRRDRINEKMKALQELIPRCNKTDKASMLDEAIEYLKTLQLQVQMMSMGCGMMPMMFPGVQQYLPPPMGMGMGMGMEMGMNRPMMQFHNLLAGSNLPMQAGATAAAHLGPRFPLPPFAMPPVPGNDPSRAQAMNNQPDPMANSVGTQNTTPPSVLGFPDSYQQFLSSTQMQFHMTQALQNQHPVQLNTSRPCTSRGPENRDNHQSG; this is translated from the exons ATGATCGGAAGATTGAGGATGAACCACTGTGTTCCTGATTTTGAAATGGCCGACGATTTCTCTCTCCCAACATTCTCTAGTTTAACCAGGCCGAGAAAATCGTCTTT GCCGGATGACGACGTCATGGAGCTGCTATGGCAGAACGGCCAAGTGGTGACGCATAGCCAGAACCAGAGGTCGTTTCGTAAATCTCCGCCGTCTAAATTCGACGTTTCGATTCCGCAAGAACAGGCGGCGACGAGAGAGATCCGGCCGTCCACTCAATTGGAGGAGCATCATGAACTTTTTATGCAAGAAGATGAAATGGCCTCTTGGCTCAATTATCCTCTCGTTGAGGATCATAACTTCTGCTCCGACCTTCTTTTCCCTGCCATCACTGCTCCTCTTTGCGCCAATCCTCAACCAGACATTCGACCTTCAGCGACGGCGACGCTCACTCTCACGCCGCGGCCGCCGATTCCGCCCTGTCGGAGGCCTGAAGTGCAGACTTCTGTGCAGTTCTCTAGGAACAAGGCAACGGTTGAATCTGAGCCATCTAATTCAAAGGTCATGGTCAGGGAATCGACGGTGGTTGATTCTTGCGACACGCCGTCTGTGGGGCCGGAATCTAGGGCTTCGGAGATGGCAAGGAGGAAGCTGGTAGAGGTGGTTAATGGCGGCGGTGTGCGGTATGAGATTGCTCGCGGCAGCGATGGAGTCAGAGGTGCATCGGTAGGTGGCGACGGCAtaggagagaaagaaatgatgaCTTGTGAAATGACTGTCACTTCTTCCCCCGGTGGCTCTAGTGCCAGCGCCGAACCTGCTTGCCCGAAGCTAGCTGTGGATGACCGGAAGCGGAAAGGAAGAGCTCTCGACGATACCGAGTGTCAAAGCGAG GATGTTGAATACGAATCTGCTGATCCAAAGAAACAATTGCGGGGGTCGACATCAACTAAGCGATCTCGTGCTGCTGAGGTTCACAACCTCTCGGAGAGG AGACGTCGTGATCGGATAAACGAGAAAATGAAGGCTTTACAGGAACTCATCCCTCGATGTAACAAG ACTGACAAGGCTTCGATGTTGGATGAAGCGATCGAGTACTTGAAGACACTTCAGTTGCAAGTGCAG ATGATGTCGATGGGATGTGGAATGATGCCGATGATGTTTCCGGGTGTTCAGCAATACTTGCCACCTCCAATGGGGATGGGAATGGGCATGGGAATGGAAATGGGCATGAACAGACCAATGATGCAATTTCATAATCTCCTGGCTGGTTCAAACTTGCCAATGCAAGCTGGAGCCACAGCAGCAGCTCATTTAGGCCCGAGATTCCCTCTCCCCCCCTTTGCAATGCCTCCTGTTCCTGGTAACGATCCATCCCGAGCTCAAGCAATGAATAATCAACCAGATCCGATGGCTAACTCAGTTGGAACACAAAATACAACCCCACCTTCAGTCTTGGGGTTTCCTGATTCTTATCAACAGTTTCTTAGCTCGACCCAGATGCAGTTTCATATGACACAAGCTCTAcag AATCAGCACCCGGTTCAACTGAATACGAGCAGACCATGTACTAGCAGGGGCCCCGAAAACCGTGACAATCATCAATCAG gttaa
- the LOC116404948 gene encoding S-protein homolog 1-like: MSNIHHSSKYKIIYSLLLVLSQTLTLPSLCLETKDNVFPAFIRWHVTVINRLNASKGMLVHCRSQDDDLGLQTLPPTANITWSFEANFFHSTLFWCRLQKGGGGGHGSVRAAFKVFWHDVRLFDKCGWKNCIWMAKDDGIYIRNFAKEIDQLSYTWEG, from the coding sequence atgtCCAATATCCATCACTCTtccaaatacaaaattatttattcactTCTTCTTGTCCTTTCACAGACCTTAACTCTTCCATCGCTGTGTTTAGAGACCAAAGACAATGTCTTCCCTGCCTTCATCAGATGGCATGTGACCGTCATTAATCGCTTAAACGCCTCCAAAGGAATGTTGGTTCATTGTCGGTCACAAGACGATGATCTCGGCCTCCAAACCCTCCCACCAACAGCTAATATCACGTGGAGTTTTGAGGCCAATTTCTTCCACTCCACACTTTTTTGGTGCCGCCTTCAAAAAGGTGGTGGCGGTGGACACGGCAGCGTTAGGGCAGCATTTAAGGTGTTTTGGCACGATGTGCGACTGTTTGATAAGTGTGGTTGGAAAAACTGCATTTGGATGGCTAAAGATGATGGCATTTATATCAGAAACTTTGCTAAGGAGATTGATCAACTTTCTTATACATGGGAAGGTtga
- the LOC116405258 gene encoding S-protein homolog 3-like, whose translation MGIRKSYIILLVISIALSAELTQVSSALFEKFYVHIINGFDNATIGAHCRSKDDDLGNQFIPVNAEFHWNFRTNFLGTTLFYCHVWWIGGHITYKAYWHENDFELSRCGDGHCRWKADPQGVSSYFVDQKRISPNSWKVKTTYVFDEMT comes from the exons ATGGGCATCCGCAAGAGCTACATTATATTGCTTGTAATATCCATTGCTTTGAGCGCAGAACTAACACAAGTGAGCAGTGCTTTGTTCGAGAAATTTTACGTTCACATCATCAATGGCTTCGATAACGCGACAATAGGAGCTCATTGTAGGTCGAAAGATGATGATCTCGGCAACCAATTCATCCCGGTAAATGCAGAGTTCCACTGGAATTTTCGAACTAATTTCTTGGGGACAACACTATTCTATTGTCATGTTTGGTGGATTGGCGGACACATTACGTACAAGGCGTATTGGCATGAGAATGACTTTGAGCTATCTAGGTGCGGAGATGGACATTGCAGATGGAAAGCAGACCCTCAAGGAGTTTCTAGTTACTTTGTTGACCAAAAAAG GATATCTCCTAATTCTTGGAAGGTGAAGACTACCTATGTGTTTGACGAGATGACTTGA